A DNA window from Vigna angularis cultivar LongXiaoDou No.4 chromosome 1, ASM1680809v1, whole genome shotgun sequence contains the following coding sequences:
- the LOC108336411 gene encoding uncharacterized protein LOC108336411, with protein sequence MDKDARVEETVDLRTNVELVRSVSDKHHDLLRPSARNYSRGQATDPGGRGKGKYVLIRDPEDFQNGIYDKPLPFYGCGIGWFSFLFGFLCPPMWFYATILYFGNHYRKDPRERAGLGASAIAALVCSVVLLIIFGVILVFKLRFLYL encoded by the exons ATGCTAGGGTGGAAGAGACTGTTGATTTGCGAACCAATGTGGAGTTAGTGAGATCAGTCTCTGATAAGCACCATGATCTTTTAAGGCCATCTGCTCGGAACTATTCAAGAg GACAAGCAACAGATCCAGGTGGCCGTGGAAAGGGAAAGTATGTCTTAATTAGAGACCCAGAGGACTTCCAAAATGGAATTTATGATAAGCCCCTTCCATTTTATGGATGTGGAATCGGATGGTTCTC ATTTCTTTTTGGATTTCTGTGTCCTCCCATGTGGTTCTATGCGACAATTCTCTATTTTGGAAATCACTATAGGAAGGATCCTAGGGAACGAGCAGGGCTTGGAGCCTCTGCAATTGCT GCATTGGTGTGCTCTGTAGTGTTGCTGATAATTTTTGGGGTAATTCTTGTGTTTAAATTGCGGTTCCTGTATTTATAA